One Deltaproteobacteria bacterium DNA window includes the following coding sequences:
- a CDS encoding bifunctional transaldolase/phosoglucose isomerase, whose protein sequence is MNPLKELGGQGQSIWLDYIRRNLISSGELKRMVDEDGIRGVTSNPTIFEKAIAGSTDYDGALGVMLAGDPTAELEKLYEPLAIEDIQMAADALRPVFDSTNGDDGYVSLEVSPHLAHDTQGTIDAAKRLRAAVNRPNLMVKVPATPAGIPAIEQLIADGLNINVTLMFSMSHYEAVARAYVKGLERCANPAQVASVASFFVSRVDTVVDKELEKNGSAEAKALLGKIAIANSKIVYRRFLEIFHGEGFAALRSRGARVQRPLWASTGTKNPAYSDVLYLENLIGPETVNTVPPETLNAFRDHGKIPGATVKTGFDDADRALASLARLGIDLNGITEKLQVDGVAAFATSFDQLMAALEKKRQALAGIELNHQELHLGKYQRRVDKRLKDWQSAALGQRIWKKDHTVWSKDVQPELSDRLGWLELPETMASQVAALATFADKARADGIKHIVLLGMGGSSLAPEVFQETFGHSAGYPKLRVLDSTHPAAVKAVERDIDLAHSLFVVSSKSGTTTETNSFFFYFWDKLKKLGVDGGPHFVAITDPATPLEKLAKERNFRGIFNAQVEVGGRYSALTPFGLVPAALIGVDIGAVLARARRMSAACGAAIADGQNPGLMLGAALGELTLAKRDKITFLCSPSLAAFPSWVEQLIAESTGKEGKGIVPVANERIGAPEKYGADRFFAYLRLASDDNSQLDRQVAALEANGHPVARLDLSDKHDIGQEFFRWEFAVAAAGAALAINPFNQPDVQLAKDLSKKAMSESGSGNGKLKDEVSAADAAALTKAASAWLGKKKPRDYVVVQAYIEPSPANSAALQELCATIQNRLGTATTVGFGPRFLHSTGQLHKGGPNSALVLQIVDQPADNLAVPETNYTFDALIQAQAIGDFSALKQRRRRTLRVNLGSDSSGGLQRLADSLRV, encoded by the coding sequence ATGAATCCTTTGAAAGAGCTCGGTGGACAAGGACAGTCGATCTGGCTCGACTACATCCGGCGCAACTTGATTAGCAGCGGCGAGTTGAAACGGATGGTCGACGAGGACGGCATCCGCGGTGTTACCAGCAACCCAACGATTTTTGAAAAAGCGATTGCCGGCAGCACCGACTACGACGGCGCGCTGGGCGTTATGCTCGCCGGCGATCCCACTGCCGAACTAGAAAAATTGTATGAACCGTTGGCGATCGAGGACATTCAGATGGCCGCCGATGCGCTGCGGCCGGTTTTCGACTCCACTAACGGCGATGACGGTTACGTCAGTTTGGAAGTGTCGCCGCACTTGGCGCACGATACTCAAGGCACCATCGACGCGGCCAAGCGTTTGCGCGCGGCGGTCAACCGGCCCAACCTGATGGTCAAAGTGCCGGCGACCCCCGCGGGCATTCCCGCCATCGAGCAGCTGATCGCCGACGGTTTAAATATCAACGTCACACTGATGTTTTCCATGAGCCACTACGAAGCGGTGGCGCGGGCCTACGTGAAAGGTTTGGAACGCTGCGCCAATCCGGCGCAAGTCGCGTCGGTGGCATCGTTCTTCGTTAGCCGAGTCGACACCGTGGTCGATAAAGAACTAGAAAAAAACGGCAGCGCCGAAGCTAAAGCGCTGCTCGGCAAAATCGCCATCGCCAATTCGAAAATCGTTTACCGTCGTTTCCTAGAAATTTTTCACGGCGAAGGCTTCGCGGCGCTGCGTAGCCGCGGCGCGCGGGTGCAGCGGCCGTTGTGGGCCAGCACCGGGACGAAAAATCCGGCCTATTCAGACGTGCTCTACTTGGAAAATCTGATCGGCCCGGAAACGGTCAATACCGTGCCGCCGGAAACCCTCAACGCGTTTCGCGATCATGGCAAGATTCCCGGCGCCACGGTGAAAACCGGCTTCGATGACGCCGATCGGGCGTTGGCCAGCTTGGCGCGGCTCGGCATCGATCTAAACGGGATCACGGAAAAGTTGCAGGTGGATGGTGTCGCCGCTTTCGCTACGTCGTTCGATCAATTAATGGCTGCATTAGAAAAGAAACGCCAAGCGCTGGCCGGTATCGAGTTGAACCATCAAGAATTGCATCTGGGTAAATATCAGCGGCGCGTCGACAAACGGCTGAAAGATTGGCAAAGCGCCGCGCTTGGCCAGCGCATCTGGAAAAAAGATCACACGGTTTGGTCCAAGGATGTTCAACCAGAACTTTCCGATCGCTTGGGTTGGTTGGAACTACCCGAGACCATGGCGTCACAGGTTGCGGCGCTGGCTACTTTCGCCGATAAGGCTAGGGCGGACGGCATCAAGCATATTGTTTTGCTCGGCATGGGCGGTTCGAGTTTGGCACCGGAAGTTTTTCAGGAAACTTTTGGCCATAGTGCGGGCTATCCCAAGCTGCGCGTGCTCGACAGCACGCATCCAGCGGCGGTGAAAGCGGTTGAACGCGACATCGATTTAGCGCACTCGCTGTTTGTCGTCTCGAGCAAATCGGGAACGACGACGGAAACTAATTCTTTTTTCTTTTATTTCTGGGACAAGCTGAAAAAACTTGGCGTCGATGGCGGTCCGCACTTTGTCGCCATCACCGATCCGGCAACGCCTTTGGAAAAGCTCGCCAAGGAAAGAAATTTTCGCGGCATCTTCAACGCGCAGGTCGAAGTCGGCGGGCGCTATTCGGCTTTGACTCCCTTCGGTTTGGTGCCGGCGGCGCTGATCGGTGTCGATATCGGCGCAGTTCTAGCGCGGGCGCGGCGCATGAGCGCGGCCTGCGGCGCGGCGATTGCTGACGGCCAAAATCCGGGTCTGATGCTCGGCGCGGCGCTCGGCGAGTTGACTCTGGCCAAGCGCGACAAAATTACTTTCCTTTGCTCACCGTCGTTGGCGGCGTTTCCTTCTTGGGTCGAGCAATTGATCGCCGAGAGCACCGGCAAGGAAGGCAAAGGCATCGTGCCGGTGGCCAACGAGCGTATCGGCGCGCCGGAAAAGTATGGCGCCGATCGTTTCTTCGCCTATCTCAGGTTGGCGAGCGATGACAATTCCCAGCTCGACCGCCAGGTGGCGGCGCTGGAAGCCAACGGCCATCCGGTGGCGCGCCTGGATTTATCCGACAAGCATGACATCGGCCAGGAATTTTTCCGCTGGGAGTTCGCCGTGGCGGCAGCGGGCGCGGCGCTGGCAATCAATCCCTTCAATCAGCCCGATGTTCAATTGGCCAAGGATTTATCCAAGAAAGCGATGAGCGAAAGCGGCAGCGGCAATGGCAAACTCAAGGACGAGGTCAGCGCCGCGGACGCCGCGGCATTGACGAAAGCGGCCAGCGCTTGGCTCGGCAAGAAAAAGCCGCGCGACTATGTCGTCGTGCAAGCTTACATCGAACCGTCGCCGGCCAATAGCGCGGCGCTGCAAGAGTTGTGCGCGACGATTCAAAACCGATTGGGGACGGCGACGACTGTGGGCTTCGGGCCGCGCTTTCTCCATTCCACCGGCCAGCTCCATAAGGGCGGGCCCAATTCCGCGTTGGTGCTACAGATTGTCGATCAGCCCGCCGATAACTTAGCTGTACCGGAGACGAACTACACGTTCGATGCTTTGATCCAGGCCCAAGCGATCGGCGATTTCAGCGCGCTCAAACAGCGCCGCCGGCGTACCCTCAGGGTCAACTTGGGTAGCGACAGCAGCGGCGGATTGCAGCGACTGGCGGATTCATTGCGCGTGTAA
- the rpiB gene encoding ribose 5-phosphate isomerase B: protein MKRLATRIAIGADHAGFELKRILLADLRQRGHELLDKGTDSDHPVDYPDFAEAVSQTILTSQAERGIVVCGSGSGVGASVSANKIPGIRAGLCHDTYSARQGVEHDDMNILVLGARVIGVEMARELVDNFLAAKFNGAERHRRRVEKITALEQRYGKKD from the coding sequence ATTAAAAGGCTAGCCACGCGCATCGCCATCGGCGCGGATCACGCGGGTTTCGAATTGAAACGAATTCTTCTCGCGGATTTGCGCCAGCGCGGCCATGAACTACTCGACAAAGGTACCGACAGCGACCATCCGGTGGATTATCCGGACTTCGCCGAAGCGGTGAGCCAGACGATTCTAACCAGCCAAGCTGAACGCGGTATTGTCGTCTGCGGCAGCGGCAGCGGCGTCGGCGCCTCGGTGTCGGCCAATAAGATTCCCGGCATCCGCGCCGGGCTGTGTCACGATACTTATTCCGCGCGCCAAGGCGTCGAGCATGATGACATGAACATCCTGGTGCTCGGCGCGCGCGTGATCGGCGTCGAGATGGCGCGCGAGTTGGTCGATAATTTCTTAGCGGCGAAGTTTAACGGCGCAGAGCGGCATCGGCGCCGGGTGGAAAAAATTACCGCACTGGAGCAGCGCTACGGCAAAAAAGATTAA